One segment of Desulfosudis oleivorans Hxd3 DNA contains the following:
- a CDS encoding FKBP-type peptidyl-prolyl cis-trans isomerase: MKKMITFFVTIAMIAGLTACQKSADTQAAPPALETDKDKASYAIGVNMAQALVKIKDEVNIDMVAAGLKDKVDGNTLLIEEADARSLLADFSKKLREKQMAEREALGQKNLEEGQAFLEANKAKPDVVTTESGLQYMVVKKGDGPVPTNEDRVKVHYRGTTIDGTEFDSSYEREEPVTLAVTGVIKGWTEALQLMPVGSTYKLFVPADLAYGPRGAGDRIGPNAVLVFDVELLEIVTPEKTPAETPGPEM, translated from the coding sequence ATGAAAAAAATGATTACCTTTTTTGTCACCATCGCCATGATTGCCGGCCTGACAGCCTGCCAGAAGAGCGCCGATACCCAGGCCGCACCACCGGCCCTTGAAACCGACAAGGACAAGGCCAGCTACGCCATCGGCGTGAACATGGCCCAGGCCCTGGTCAAGATTAAAGACGAGGTCAACATCGACATGGTGGCAGCCGGCCTGAAAGACAAGGTCGACGGCAACACCCTGCTTATTGAAGAAGCGGACGCCCGATCCCTGCTGGCTGATTTCTCCAAAAAGTTACGGGAAAAGCAGATGGCGGAGCGGGAGGCCCTGGGCCAGAAAAACCTTGAAGAAGGACAGGCCTTTCTTGAGGCCAACAAGGCAAAGCCCGATGTGGTGACCACGGAAAGCGGCCTTCAATACATGGTTGTCAAAAAGGGGGATGGCCCGGTGCCCACGAACGAAGACCGGGTCAAGGTACACTACCGGGGCACCACCATCGACGGCACCGAGTTTGACAGCTCCTACGAGCGGGAAGAGCCTGTCACCCTGGCGGTTACCGGTGTGATCAAGGGCTGGACCGAGGCCCTGCAACTGATGCCGGTGGGCAGCACCTACAAACTTTTTGTACCCGCTGACCTTGCCTACGGCCCCAGGGGCGCGGGCGACCGCATCGGCCCCAATGCCGTTCTGGTGTTCGATGTGGAACTGCTGGAGATCGTGACGCCGGAAAAAACGCCCGCCGAAACACCCGGTCCGGAGATGTAA
- a CDS encoding ParA family protein, producing MSRVIAIANEKGGVGKTAMAINLGAALSQENKRVLVVDMDPQHNATIGLGVQVDDETLSVYDLIVETEDVSAGDTIVQTQWENLDLLPSHPDLAGAEVEIIDTPGRERKLAQALAGVEDAYDFVLVDTPPSLSLLTVNVFAYVREVIIPCQMHPYSYAALESLFDTLDIIREGINSDLSVTAIVPTFYDKRTGLSEMIREKLLKDGRYSDFVSQAVIRTNTAVAYSTEAGKPVVFASRRSYGAWDYTRLAEELLAGQ from the coding sequence ATGAGCAGAGTGATTGCGATTGCCAATGAAAAGGGAGGGGTGGGTAAAACCGCCATGGCCATCAATCTGGGGGCGGCCCTGTCACAGGAGAACAAGCGGGTGCTCGTCGTGGACATGGATCCCCAGCACAACGCCACCATCGGCCTGGGCGTGCAGGTGGATGACGAGACCCTTTCGGTTTACGATCTGATCGTGGAAACCGAGGATGTGTCGGCTGGCGACACCATTGTTCAGACCCAGTGGGAAAACCTCGACCTGCTGCCGTCCCATCCGGACCTGGCCGGCGCCGAGGTGGAGATCATCGACACCCCGGGCCGGGAGCGCAAACTGGCTCAGGCCCTGGCCGGTGTGGAAGACGCGTACGATTTTGTTCTTGTGGATACGCCGCCCAGCCTCTCCCTGCTCACGGTCAACGTGTTTGCCTATGTGCGGGAGGTGATCATTCCCTGCCAGATGCATCCCTATTCCTACGCGGCTTTAGAGAGCCTGTTCGACACCCTGGATATCATTCGTGAAGGGATCAACAGCGATCTTTCCGTGACCGCCATTGTGCCGACCTTTTATGACAAACGGACCGGTTTGAGTGAGATGATTCGGGAAAAGCTGTTAAAGGACGGCCGGTACAGCGACTTTGTCTCCCAGGCGGTGATCCGAACCAACACCGCCGTTGCCTACAGCACCGAGGCGGGCAAACCAGTGGTTTTTGCCAGCCGCCGCAGCTACGGCGCATGGGATTACACCCGTCTGGCCGAGGAGCTGCTGGCGGGGCAATAG
- a CDS encoding YqgE/AlgH family protein: MELRGEFLIAMPMLTDPNFRQTVVCICEHSADGALGLIVNRIYPALTAKDIFEELKMKYVPETGPLPVYNGGPVHTGDLFVLHEPPFGWEGCRPIRPDLALTNTKDLLAAIAEGQGPRRFLILLGYAGWGPDQLEAEVLENSWLTVPVDQRVIFDTPVARRWADAMKLMNIPDPAFLSGISGSA, from the coding sequence ATGGAGCTTAGAGGGGAGTTTCTTATCGCCATGCCCATGCTGACCGACCCCAATTTCCGGCAGACCGTGGTGTGCATCTGCGAACATTCGGCGGACGGCGCTCTGGGCCTGATTGTAAATCGGATATATCCGGCCCTGACTGCCAAGGATATTTTTGAAGAACTGAAGATGAAATATGTCCCGGAAACCGGGCCGCTTCCCGTATACAACGGCGGGCCTGTGCACACCGGCGACCTGTTTGTGCTTCACGAACCGCCCTTTGGCTGGGAGGGATGCCGGCCCATAAGACCCGACCTGGCCCTGACCAACACCAAAGACCTTCTGGCGGCCATTGCCGAGGGGCAGGGACCCCGGCGGTTTTTGATCCTGCTGGGCTATGCCGGCTGGGGGCCGGACCAGCTGGAGGCCGAGGTCCTGGAAAATTCCTGGCTCACGGTGCCGGTAGACCAGCGTGTAATTTTTGACACGCCGGTTGCGCGGCGGTGGGCTGACGCCATGAAGCTGATGAACATTCCCGATCCCGCCTTTCTGTCCGGTATATCGGGCAGTGCGTAG
- a CDS encoding glycerate kinase type-2 family protein has translation MSPADTILDKMKAHAEEIFFAGLAAVEPKAAVAACCHLEKGKLKVADRTFDPGAFDHISVIGAGKAAAPMAAAVETLMGDRLTGGLLSVKYGHTHLLQKTELGEGGHPIPDAGGLKNAQRILALAQSASKKDLVICLLSGGGSALLPLPAPGITLADKQAAMHELLACGATITEINTLRKHLSAIKGGLLARAVFPATLLCLVISDVVGDDLSTIASGPTVADPTTFADCLRIIDTYQLKNRLPASVIHHIQKGAAGLKTETPKPGDPVFEKVVTHICADNTAALAAAADKARRLGYQTLILSSKMEGKTRDVARMHGTMAKEILKTGNPVCPPACLLSGGETTVTIRGAGKGGRNQEFCLALTDDIAEHKHIVVLSGGTDGTDGPTDAAGAVVSNRTASRAAQAGLTPAHYLADNDSFTFFKKLNSLLITGPTNTNVMDLRVVLVSRPKTG, from the coding sequence ATGTCCCCCGCCGACACCATCCTCGATAAAATGAAAGCCCATGCAGAGGAAATCTTTTTTGCCGGCCTTGCCGCGGTTGAGCCGAAAGCGGCGGTGGCGGCCTGCTGCCACCTTGAAAAGGGCAAGCTGAAAGTAGCGGATCGCACTTTTGATCCCGGTGCCTTTGATCACATTTCCGTCATCGGCGCGGGCAAGGCGGCGGCCCCCATGGCCGCCGCTGTTGAGACCCTGATGGGGGACCGGTTGACCGGCGGCCTTCTCAGCGTAAAATATGGTCATACCCATCTGCTGCAAAAAACAGAACTGGGGGAAGGCGGCCACCCGATTCCCGATGCCGGGGGCCTGAAAAACGCGCAACGCATTCTGGCCCTGGCACAAAGCGCGTCAAAAAAAGACCTGGTGATCTGCCTGCTCTCCGGCGGCGGGTCGGCCCTGCTTCCCCTGCCCGCCCCCGGCATCACGCTTGCCGACAAACAGGCCGCCATGCATGAACTGCTGGCCTGCGGCGCCACCATCACAGAAATCAATACCCTGCGCAAACACCTTTCAGCGATCAAAGGGGGGCTGCTGGCCAGGGCCGTGTTTCCGGCCACACTCCTCTGTCTGGTGATCTCCGACGTGGTGGGAGACGATCTTTCCACCATTGCCTCAGGCCCCACCGTGGCCGATCCCACCACCTTTGCCGACTGTCTGCGGATTATCGACACCTATCAACTGAAAAACCGCCTGCCGGCATCGGTAATCCACCATATTCAGAAAGGCGCTGCCGGCCTGAAAACAGAGACACCCAAACCCGGGGACCCGGTGTTTGAAAAGGTGGTTACCCATATCTGCGCGGACAACACCGCGGCCCTGGCGGCCGCCGCGGACAAGGCACGCCGTCTGGGGTACCAGACGCTGATTCTTTCATCCAAGATGGAAGGAAAAACCCGGGATGTGGCCCGCATGCACGGCACCATGGCCAAAGAGATATTAAAGACGGGTAACCCTGTTTGTCCGCCGGCCTGCCTGCTGTCCGGCGGGGAAACCACGGTAACAATAAGGGGGGCGGGAAAGGGAGGAAGAAACCAGGAATTCTGCCTGGCATTAACAGATGATATCGCGGAACACAAACATATCGTAGTATTAAGCGGCGGCACGGACGGAACGGACGGGCCCACCGATGCCGCCGGCGCCGTGGTCAGCAACCGCACCGCCTCAAGGGCGGCACAGGCCGGACTGACGCCGGCCCACTACCTGGCGGATAACGATTCTTTTACATTTTTTAAAAAGCTGAACAGCCTTCTGATTACCGGGCCCACCAATACCAATGTGATGGACCTGCGCGTGGTGCTGGTTTCCCGGCCGAAAACCGGGTGA
- a CDS encoding anthranilate synthase component I gives MILQQFPDKTAFREMAQTANTIPVCAEILADTETPVSILKKLYTGKGPIFLFESAEGGERWGRYSFLGASAKAHVKLFRDHVEILDNGTVQRIRHNGLPLQILRNIMADYTPAEMPGLPRFWGGLVGYFTYEMVSFFEKIPNRLPEDRPIAAFMIPDELIIFDNIRHTLVALAIAFTRSAKSIDAAYEAAEKRVEKLLAVVQAPLPVEAGNSAAAPCVLAPERTDEDYRTMVGVTKDYIRQGEIIQAVLSQPFSCCPAPDLWTLYRAQRYINPSPYLFFLHIGETALVGSSPETMVRLENRIATVRPIAGTRPRGRTEQEDRALADEMLKDEKERAEHLMLVDLGRNDLGRVAVTGTVQVTDLMVVERYSHVMHLVSNVRCDLERDLDAWDLLAATFPAGTLSGAPKIRAMQIIDELEKGPRGPYGGAVGYISFSGNMDLAITIRTACIEDDCLTVRAGAGIVADSDPEKERVETVNKARAIQKALELAGRQHTH, from the coding sequence ATGATCCTTCAACAGTTTCCGGACAAAACGGCATTTCGTGAGATGGCGCAGACCGCCAACACCATTCCCGTGTGCGCCGAGATTCTGGCGGATACCGAGACTCCGGTCTCTATCTTGAAAAAGCTCTACACCGGAAAAGGGCCGATTTTCCTGTTTGAAAGCGCGGAAGGCGGCGAGCGGTGGGGCCGGTACAGCTTTCTGGGGGCATCGGCAAAGGCCCATGTAAAACTGTTCCGGGACCACGTGGAGATTTTGGACAACGGCACGGTGCAGCGGATTCGACACAACGGCTTGCCCCTGCAAATCCTGCGAAACATCATGGCCGACTACACGCCGGCCGAGATGCCTGGCCTGCCCCGGTTCTGGGGCGGGCTGGTGGGGTATTTTACCTACGAAATGGTCTCATTTTTTGAAAAGATTCCCAACCGGCTCCCCGAAGACCGGCCCATTGCCGCTTTCATGATTCCGGACGAGCTGATCATCTTTGACAACATCCGCCACACGCTGGTAGCCCTGGCCATTGCCTTTACCCGATCAGCAAAAAGCATTGACGCGGCTTACGAGGCGGCGGAAAAGCGGGTTGAAAAACTGCTTGCCGTGGTGCAGGCGCCCCTGCCCGTGGAGGCCGGCAACTCAGCCGCAGCCCCCTGTGTGCTGGCCCCTGAAAGAACAGATGAGGATTACAGAACAATGGTCGGGGTCACCAAGGACTATATCCGCCAGGGTGAAATCATTCAGGCGGTGCTGTCCCAGCCCTTTTCCTGCTGCCCGGCCCCGGATCTCTGGACCCTTTACCGGGCCCAGCGGTACATCAACCCGTCGCCATACCTTTTCTTTCTGCACATCGGGGAAACGGCCCTGGTGGGGTCATCGCCGGAAACCATGGTGCGGCTTGAAAACCGCATCGCTACGGTGCGGCCCATTGCCGGCACCCGGCCCCGGGGAAGGACCGAACAGGAGGACCGGGCACTGGCCGATGAAATGCTGAAGGACGAAAAAGAAAGGGCCGAGCACCTGATGCTGGTGGACCTGGGCAGAAACGACCTGGGCCGGGTGGCGGTCACCGGCACGGTACAGGTCACCGACCTGATGGTGGTGGAGCGCTACTCTCATGTGATGCACCTGGTCTCAAACGTACGCTGCGACCTTGAACGGGACCTTGACGCGTGGGACCTGCTGGCCGCCACCTTTCCGGCCGGCACCCTTTCCGGCGCGCCCAAAATCCGGGCCATGCAGATCATCGATGAGCTTGAAAAGGGTCCCCGGGGACCGTATGGCGGAGCCGTGGGATATATCTCCTTCAGCGGCAACATGGATCTGGCCATCACCATCCGCACGGCCTGCATTGAAGACGATTGTCTCACGGTGCGGGCCGGAGCCGGCATCGTGGCCGACTCGGACCCGGAAAAGGAGCGCGTTGAAACCGTGAACAAGGCCAGGGCCATTCAGAAAGCCCTGGAACTGGCCGGCAGACAACACACCCATTAA
- a CDS encoding competence/damage-inducible protein A, which translates to MIAEILATGNEVLSGTIADTNAAHIAQILEAAGIEVRRHTCVGDDLDHIAAAVTEICARADVLLVTGGLGPTGDDLTTAAVARAAKKKLVLDPDAEHSMKTYFVQRKRSMQPSDAKQAMLPEGAQCIVNDIGTAPGFMLAMGHCHVFVMPGVPHEMKQMLETGVMPRIETLQGGGRLYAASRTLTVFGLPESTVGERMAGFGAALPGMRYGIRVRFPEIFIKVSTRQPDSRTAQDLAGQACQWVKKQVGESVFSDAGLALEAEVGRLLVSAKATVAVAESCTGGLIADLLTGVPGSSDYFLFSGVTYANQAKVDVLGVSPQTIETHGAVSEETVKEMADGVRRVAGATFGLATSGIAGPSGGTKEKPVGTVCIGLAGPDGVQTSHVCLSFQNRSMNKRLFAFLALETLRRKLL; encoded by the coding sequence ATGATTGCCGAAATCCTGGCCACAGGGAACGAGGTGCTGTCCGGCACCATTGCCGACACAAATGCCGCGCATATCGCGCAGATCCTGGAAGCGGCCGGCATTGAGGTACGGCGTCACACCTGCGTGGGCGATGACCTTGACCATATCGCGGCGGCGGTGACGGAAATTTGCGCACGGGCCGATGTGCTGCTGGTCACCGGCGGGCTGGGTCCCACCGGTGACGATTTGACCACCGCGGCTGTGGCCCGTGCTGCCAAAAAAAAGCTGGTACTCGACCCCGATGCCGAACATTCCATGAAAACCTATTTTGTGCAGCGCAAGCGTTCCATGCAGCCGTCGGACGCCAAGCAGGCCATGCTGCCGGAAGGGGCACAGTGTATCGTCAACGACATCGGCACGGCCCCGGGGTTCATGCTTGCCATGGGCCACTGTCATGTGTTTGTGATGCCCGGCGTGCCCCACGAGATGAAGCAGATGCTTGAAACCGGGGTGATGCCCCGCATCGAGACATTGCAGGGCGGCGGCCGGCTTTATGCCGCGTCCCGAACCCTGACCGTGTTTGGCCTGCCCGAGTCCACTGTGGGGGAACGCATGGCCGGTTTTGGCGCCGCTCTTCCCGGCATGCGTTATGGTATTCGGGTCAGGTTTCCGGAAATTTTTATCAAGGTTTCCACCCGGCAGCCGGACTCGCGAACCGCCCAGGACCTGGCCGGACAGGCCTGTCAGTGGGTGAAAAAACAGGTGGGGGAGAGCGTTTTTTCCGATGCGGGCCTTGCTCTGGAAGCCGAGGTGGGCCGGCTGCTGGTTTCCGCCAAGGCCACCGTGGCAGTGGCCGAGAGCTGTACCGGCGGCCTGATCGCAGACCTTCTGACCGGTGTCCCCGGCAGCTCGGACTATTTTCTTTTTTCCGGCGTCACCTATGCCAACCAGGCCAAGGTCGATGTGCTGGGCGTATCACCGCAAACCATTGAAACCCATGGCGCGGTTTCAGAAGAAACGGTAAAGGAGATGGCCGACGGGGTCCGGCGGGTTGCCGGCGCCACCTTCGGCCTTGCCACCAGCGGCATTGCCGGGCCCTCAGGCGGCACCAAAGAAAAGCCCGTGGGCACGGTGTGCATCGGCCTGGCAGGGCCTGACGGGGTGCAGACCTCCCATGTCTGCCTGTCGTTTCAGAACCGGAGCATGAACAAGCGGCTGTTTGCTTTTCTGGCGCTGGAGACCCTGCGCAGAAAGTTACTGTAA
- a CDS encoding dynamin family protein — protein sequence MKTYTVLKERLKSLNTALLDTMAEAQAMPGVAPDAFERWQATCRTVLRQLDDDVVRVAVVGPIKSGKSTVVNSIFRGDYLKRGAGVVTSMVTKVRSGERLCARLVFKSWEGINSDIERAVVMLPTIHIPSNGDGLDIRDKATRQALAGALDNLPREYLIAKDSRNMNSVLLANYLAGYDEVAATIGDDTRTKVFEQDQFARHRDFAADDRLSVYLEDIQLDIDSVEMDPTIEIADCQGSDSPNPLHLARIQDYLLLTNLTVYVVSSRTGLRQADINFLSMIDRMGISDHLVFVVNCDLDEHETLKSLTDLVQRIRNEISLIKSDPEVHVFSGLLNLFRSQSADQLSEKDARRLSIWQMEDSLVRFSDEGTGSFEASLYHKLNRQRYALLLKNHVQRLSLVASGLSQWASANLSLLKEDEQSAASIFEGTRRHKEKLDRAGILLKSTLDGSARKLKKDLKSDIDRFFDPKAGEVMPELISFIRNYQVDLGKYEQTLATAGFSNVLYMAFQEFKQTLDVFMAESINPKVLGFVRKQEQKIADYFESIAESFDSMARDAIAEYKKAMKDLGIPTQAGDQGAIKTRDITLVKAQSGLQLPPAVFAMNYTGKIRTEAVMRLGVYSAGKFFKKLLKKPVKTEKEGELRALKDGMGRILRETEKGIVFHFKSYRENIKFQYVLKLAEAVSDSFYNAVLDRFRAYSADISSIRDAVVEKRVDKEQMAQALASLAETVLDKGQKIVELSGDLASAADVQDMPSRQE from the coding sequence ATGAAAACTTACACGGTCCTGAAGGAACGACTCAAGAGCCTGAATACGGCCCTGTTGGACACCATGGCCGAAGCCCAGGCCATGCCCGGTGTGGCGCCGGACGCGTTCGAGCGGTGGCAGGCCACCTGCCGGACCGTGCTGCGGCAACTGGATGATGATGTGGTTCGGGTGGCGGTGGTGGGACCCATCAAGTCGGGCAAGAGTACGGTGGTCAACTCGATTTTCAGGGGAGATTACCTGAAGCGGGGCGCCGGTGTTGTGACCTCCATGGTCACAAAGGTACGCAGCGGCGAACGGCTCTGCGCCCGGCTGGTTTTCAAGTCCTGGGAGGGGATCAATTCCGATATTGAACGGGCCGTTGTGATGCTGCCCACTATCCACATTCCTTCCAACGGCGATGGCCTGGATATCCGTGACAAAGCCACCCGTCAGGCCCTTGCCGGCGCACTGGACAACCTGCCCCGTGAGTACCTGATTGCCAAGGACAGCCGGAACATGAACAGTGTGCTTCTGGCCAATTATCTTGCAGGCTATGACGAGGTGGCCGCCACTATCGGCGACGACACCCGGACGAAGGTGTTTGAGCAGGACCAGTTTGCACGGCACCGGGATTTTGCAGCCGATGACCGGCTGTCGGTTTACCTGGAAGACATTCAGCTGGACATCGATTCCGTGGAGATGGATCCCACCATTGAAATCGCGGACTGCCAGGGCAGCGACTCGCCCAACCCGTTGCACCTGGCCCGGATTCAGGACTACCTGCTGTTGACCAACCTTACGGTGTACGTGGTGAGCAGCCGTACAGGCCTGCGTCAGGCCGACATCAATTTTCTTTCCATGATCGACCGCATGGGCATATCCGATCACCTGGTTTTTGTGGTCAACTGTGACCTGGACGAGCATGAAACCTTAAAAAGCCTGACCGATCTTGTTCAGCGGATTCGAAACGAAATTTCCCTGATCAAGTCCGACCCGGAAGTACACGTTTTTTCAGGGCTGCTCAATCTGTTCCGGTCCCAGAGCGCTGACCAGCTGAGCGAAAAAGACGCCCGGCGTCTGTCCATCTGGCAGATGGAGGATTCTCTGGTACGGTTTTCCGATGAGGGAACCGGCTCCTTTGAGGCATCGCTCTACCACAAGCTGAACCGGCAGCGCTATGCCTTGCTGCTGAAAAACCATGTGCAGCGGCTTTCCCTGGTTGCCTCGGGCCTTTCCCAATGGGCCTCGGCCAACCTCAGTCTGCTTAAGGAGGACGAGCAGAGCGCGGCTTCCATTTTTGAGGGCACCCGGCGGCACAAGGAGAAGCTGGACCGGGCCGGCATTCTTCTAAAAAGCACACTGGACGGATCGGCCCGCAAGCTGAAAAAAGACCTTAAATCCGATATCGACCGTTTCTTTGACCCAAAGGCCGGCGAGGTCATGCCCGAGTTGATCTCCTTTATCCGGAACTATCAGGTAGACCTGGGCAAATATGAACAGACCCTGGCCACGGCCGGGTTTTCCAATGTACTTTACATGGCGTTCCAGGAGTTCAAGCAGACCCTGGATGTTTTCATGGCAGAGAGCATCAACCCCAAGGTCCTGGGGTTTGTTCGAAAGCAGGAACAGAAGATCGCCGACTATTTTGAGTCCATTGCCGAATCCTTTGACAGCATGGCAAGAGATGCCATTGCCGAATACAAAAAGGCCATGAAGGACCTTGGCATTCCCACCCAGGCCGGGGACCAGGGGGCCATCAAAACCCGGGACATCACCCTGGTCAAGGCCCAGAGCGGGCTTCAACTGCCCCCTGCCGTGTTTGCCATGAACTACACGGGCAAGATCCGCACCGAGGCGGTGATGCGGCTGGGGGTGTATTCCGCGGGAAAGTTTTTCAAGAAGCTTTTGAAAAAGCCGGTCAAAACTGAAAAAGAGGGCGAATTGCGGGCCCTGAAGGACGGCATGGGCCGAATTTTGCGTGAAACTGAAAAGGGGATTGTTTTCCATTTTAAAAGCTACCGGGAGAACATCAAATTTCAGTATGTGTTGAAGCTGGCAGAGGCCGTGTCCGACAGTTTTTACAACGCGGTTCTGGACCGGTTCCGGGCCTACAGCGCGGACATCTCCAGTATTCGGGACGCGGTGGTGGAAAAGCGGGTAGACAAGGAACAGATGGCCCAGGCATTGGCATCCCTGGCCGAAACAGTTTTAGATAAGGGACAAAAGATTGTCGAACTGTCCGGAGATCTGGCCTCTGCCGCCGACGTTCAGGACATGCCTTCCCGGCAGGAATAG
- a CDS encoding amidohydrolase family protein, giving the protein MNHPYTIIDTAVVRVGSLIDGTGRPARKDLFVRVEKGMVQAITDTVPSGPHDLIDLSGCTVLPCLIDSHVHLFLSGSLDSEEHRRQMAAGFEDACRTIAENIDCQQSCGVLTVRDGGDGRAHVSRFLRDRVEKGHSLFLAQTPSRGWFKAGRYGKLVGGEPLPESAFLEAITGQMAAGADHVKLVNSGLNSLTRFGVQTTPQFTPDELAAIVALAHGAGRPVMVHANGEIPVRQAVEAGVDSIEHGYFMGTDNLLRMAERQTFWVPTLAPMHAFAQTTVDFSGVAARTLEHQMGQLAFARRVGVKVALGTDAGSPGVYHGTGVIRELELFMAAGYTMEEAVGCAAVCNADLLGLADRGRIAPDMPALWAVVSGDAGRLPASLAQAVVYAGKG; this is encoded by the coding sequence ATGAATCACCCATACACCATCATTGATACCGCTGTTGTGCGGGTGGGCAGTCTGATCGACGGCACGGGTAGACCTGCGCGAAAAGATCTGTTTGTGCGGGTGGAAAAGGGAATGGTTCAGGCCATAACGGATACGGTGCCGTCCGGACCGCATGATCTGATCGACCTGTCCGGCTGCACCGTGCTGCCCTGCCTGATCGACAGCCATGTTCACCTTTTTCTGTCCGGCAGCCTGGATTCGGAAGAACACCGTCGGCAGATGGCCGCCGGATTTGAGGATGCGTGCCGGACCATAGCGGAAAATATCGATTGCCAGCAGTCCTGCGGCGTGCTGACCGTGCGCGACGGCGGTGATGGCCGGGCCCATGTGTCGCGTTTTTTGCGGGATAGAGTTGAAAAGGGGCACAGCCTTTTTCTTGCGCAGACCCCTAGCAGGGGATGGTTCAAGGCGGGCCGTTACGGAAAACTGGTGGGCGGCGAGCCCCTGCCGGAAAGCGCTTTTCTGGAAGCCATCACCGGGCAGATGGCCGCCGGTGCTGATCATGTCAAGCTGGTCAACTCGGGATTAAACAGCCTGACCCGATTCGGTGTGCAGACGACGCCGCAGTTTACACCGGACGAGCTTGCCGCCATTGTGGCATTGGCCCACGGGGCCGGGCGGCCGGTGATGGTCCATGCCAATGGCGAAATTCCTGTTCGTCAGGCCGTGGAGGCCGGAGTAGATTCCATTGAGCACGGGTATTTCATGGGGACCGATAACCTGTTACGAATGGCCGAACGGCAGACCTTCTGGGTGCCCACCCTGGCGCCCATGCATGCTTTTGCCCAGACCACCGTTGATTTCAGCGGCGTGGCGGCCCGCACGCTTGAGCACCAGATGGGGCAGCTTGCCTTTGCCCGCCGGGTCGGGGTAAAGGTGGCCCTGGGCACGGATGCCGGCAGCCCCGGCGTTTATCACGGCACGGGTGTGATTCGCGAGCTTGAACTTTTTATGGCCGCTGGCTACACCATGGAAGAGGCCGTTGGCTGTGCCGCGGTTTGCAATGCCGACCTGCTCGGCCTGGCCGACCGTGGAAGAATCGCACCGGACATGCCGGCGCTGTGGGCCGTTGTGTCGGGAGATGCAGGTAGGCTTCCCGCCAGTCTGGCCCAGGCGGTTGTGTATGCGGGGAAGGGTTGA